A genomic window from Pantoea phytobeneficialis includes:
- a CDS encoding MFS transporter encodes MRKVLNAFLPLYVTTLLMLLGSGLLTTYVSLRLAHEQVNGTLIGAITAANYVGLVIGGKVGHNLIARVGHIRSYVACAGIVTASVLGHGLTDMIPIWVFLRLIIGLCMMCQYMVLESWLNDQAESSQRGTIFGLYMVATYLGLSGGQVILAMQDGFGISTLLIVALCFALCLVPIALTTRTNARAMSPAPMELGYFLRTIPRLLATTLVSGMALGAFYGLAPVYASRQGFSTEQTGLFMSVSIFAGLVTQFPLSWLSDRFDRQRLLFFVALLYGLGALTLGLPWTLSFQMLLVIAFFVSMMQFGLYPLQVALANDQVMPERRVSLSACLLMAFGIGASIGPLVVGALMQPFGSHVLYLAFTLCALLIALMNRPVKALPLPTTEVPLPHVVMPDSLATSPIGAALNPTLEEDAIQATMVNEEPFEAETAERNG; translated from the coding sequence ATGAGAAAAGTGCTCAACGCTTTTCTTCCGTTATATGTCACGACATTGCTGATGTTGCTCGGTTCTGGTTTGCTCACGACCTATGTGTCATTGCGCCTGGCGCATGAGCAAGTGAACGGCACGCTGATTGGCGCTATCACCGCGGCTAACTATGTCGGGCTGGTGATTGGCGGCAAAGTCGGACACAACCTGATTGCCCGCGTCGGGCACATCCGCAGCTATGTCGCCTGCGCCGGAATCGTGACCGCCTCCGTGCTGGGTCACGGGTTGACGGACATGATCCCGATATGGGTATTTTTACGCCTGATCATCGGTTTGTGCATGATGTGCCAATATATGGTGCTGGAGAGTTGGCTGAACGATCAGGCGGAATCCTCCCAGCGCGGCACGATTTTTGGTTTGTACATGGTAGCGACCTATCTGGGTCTGAGTGGCGGCCAGGTGATCCTCGCGATGCAGGATGGCTTTGGCATCAGCACCTTGTTGATTGTCGCGCTGTGCTTTGCGCTCTGTCTGGTGCCGATTGCCCTGACCACGCGAACCAATGCGCGTGCGATGTCTCCAGCCCCGATGGAGTTGGGTTATTTTCTCCGCACCATCCCGCGTTTACTGGCCACCACGCTGGTGAGCGGGATGGCGCTCGGTGCGTTTTATGGCTTAGCGCCGGTCTATGCCAGCCGTCAGGGTTTCAGCACCGAACAAACCGGTTTGTTTATGAGTGTCAGCATTTTCGCCGGGCTGGTGACTCAGTTCCCGCTCAGTTGGTTATCGGATCGCTTTGACCGCCAGCGGCTGCTGTTTTTTGTCGCGTTGTTGTATGGCCTGGGCGCGCTGACATTGGGTTTGCCCTGGACTCTCTCGTTCCAGATGTTGTTGGTGATCGCGTTTTTCGTCAGCATGATGCAGTTTGGACTTTATCCGCTTCAGGTGGCACTGGCGAATGATCAGGTGATGCCGGAAAGGCGCGTCTCCCTGAGCGCCTGTCTTTTGATGGCGTTCGGCATCGGGGCCAGCATTGGTCCGCTGGTGGTGGGGGCGCTGATGCAACCCTTCGGCAGCCATGTGCTGTACCTGGCGTTTACCTTGTGCGCATTGCTGATCGCCCTGATGAATCGCCCGGTCAAAGCCCTGCCATTGCCCACCACCGAAGTCCCTTTGCCGCATGTGGTGATGCCGGATAGTCTGGCGACTTCTCCGATTGGTGCCGCGCTGAACCCGACGCTGGAGGAAGACGCGATTCAGGCGACGATGGTGAATGAGGAACCGTTTGAGGCGGAAACCGCAGAGCGAAACGGATAA